Proteins found in one Fusarium keratoplasticum isolate Fu6.1 chromosome 12, whole genome shotgun sequence genomic segment:
- a CDS encoding NmrA domain-containing protein has protein sequence MAIVAVAGGTGGIGKSVLEHLQHYGSHHKIFLLGRKTPTEPLPRSPTFLEFNYADVSSLVTTLQDYAVDTVISTINLETDAGSQSQLNLIAAADKCQTTRRFIPSKFVSQLDEDDANSGPGIGGWIPNARALKKTSLGYIRISIGFFSDYWGMSHIKSNLKPFPFFIDVENGKAMVFDTGQDKFTVTYSEDLARMIVRLLDAEEKWLPVAFLSGLDISLNEVIASVEEVRGSKIDVTYDSAEKLAKGEVALLFPSEEVNEGEFKALLAGVCRMIISGAYVLPDDDRRLSKMFPEIPLTSAEDVIAKAWTGK, from the exons ATGGCTATCGTCGCTGTTGCCGGAGGCACTGGAGGCATTGGTAAGAGTGTACTAGAGCATCTGCAGCATTATGGTTCCCACCACAAaatcttcctcctcggtcgCAAG ACTCCAACCGAGCCCCTTCCCAGGTCTCCGACATTTCTCGAGTTCAACTATGCAGATGTTAGCTCGCTGGTCACCACCCTGCAGGATTATGCAGTCGACACAGTGATTTCTaccatcaacctcgagaCCGATGCTGGCAGCCAGTCGCAGCTCAACCTCATTGCTGCGGCTGACAAGTGTCAGACTACTCGGCGCTTTATTCCGAGCAAGTTTGTTTCGCAGCTTGACGAAGA TGACGCCAACTCGGGACCTGGAATTGGTGGCTGGATCCCCAATGCCCGAGCACTGAAGAAGACAAGCCTCGGGTATATCCGCATCTCgatcggcttcttctcggacTACTGGGGCATGTCTCATATCAAGAGTAACCTGAAGCCGTTCCCGTTCTTCATCGACGTGGAGAACGGAAAAGCTATGGTTTTTGACACTGGTCAGGACAAATTCACTGTTACATACAGTGAAGATCTCGCCCGTATGATCGTTCGACTCCTGGATGCGGAAGAAAAGTGGCTCCCAGTTGCCTTCTTGTCTGGCTTGGACATCTCTCTTAATGAGGTTATCGCAAGTGTCGAGGAGGTCCGCG GCTCCAAGATCGACGTGACCTACGACTCTGCCGAAAAGCTGGCTAAGGGAGAGGTGGCGCTTCTGTTCCCTTCGGAAGAGGTTAACGAGGGCGAGTTTAAGGCCCTGCTGGCGGGGGTGTGCCGGATGATCATTTCTGGGGCGTATGTCCTGCCCGATGACGATCGTAGACTCAGCAAGATGTTCCCCGAGATCCCCCTCACCTCTGCAGAGGATGTTATCGCCAAGGCCTGGACCGGCAAATGA
- a CDS encoding Peptidase M12A domain-containing protein, whose amino-acid sequence MSSDYTDQYPSGHGYQQPDPGSSWTGGNAEYDGGPNDNDDVGPDTATGGWANAAGLNHRLWPEDRSFLYVCFLNGHSSDKDKVKSLIEEHYNTLRMRIRFVFLEDDDPRASDIRVSFISHGVSSSCIGTDAELHPYESTMTLNMHHNDQRSAEDRRKRRQSDVLHEFGHALGMEHEHAHPDCPIKWNYRIVQGRRGWDAQKVTHNYRKLDKASTTIRNAYDPKSIMHYPVERGDAQGGIVVPMNAELSDGDKEFLIWIYPMPEPRSSSLRQSRKLSSSKRSSRKHHKGRRGDEQGQEVMYRQEDPSITESKGVDPRVYEHAYYQPYGYSAADAGDYTHDDAGTGGSDDQPLAAAGYDYQLYNGEAGPSQWQGPYAQ is encoded by the coding sequence ATGTCTTCAGATTACACTGATCAGTACCCCTCCGGTCATGGCTATCAGCAGCCAGATCCAGGCTCGTCCTGGACTGGTGGTAACGCTGAATATGACGGGGGACCTAACGACAACGATGATGTCGGCCCAGACACTGCTACCGGGGGATGGGCAAACGCGGCTGGCTTGAATCATCGCTTATGGCCCGAGGACAGGTCCTTCCTCTATGTATGCTTCCTGAACGGTCATTCATccgacaaggacaaggtcaagtccCTCATCGAGGAGCACTACAACACCCTTCGTATGCGGATCAGATTCGTcttcctcgaggatgacgaccCCAGAGCCTCCGACATCCGCGTTTCATTCATCTCTCACGGTGTCTCGAGCTCGTGTATTGGCACTGACGCTGAGCTACACCCATATGAATCGACCATGACGTTGAACATGCATCACAACGACCAGCGAAGCGCGGAGGATCGGCGAAAGCGCAGGCAATCTGATGTCTTGCATGAATTTGGCCACGCTCTAGGCATGGAGCATGAGCATGCTCATCCCGACTGTCCGATCAAGTGGAACTATAGAATAGTTCAGGGCAGGAGGGGATGGGATGCTCAAAAAGTCACACACAACTATCGCAAGCTGGATAAGGCTTCCACGACAATACGCAATGCTTACGATCCCAAGTCCATCATGCATTACCCAGTGGAACGAGGAGACGCCCAAGGCGGGATAGTGGTCCCTATGAATGCTGAGCTTTCCGATGGAGACAAGGAGTTCTTGATCTGGATTTATCCCATGCCCGAGCCCCGCAGCTCAAGCTTAAGGCAGAGCAGAAAGTTATCATCCAGcaagagaagctcaaggaaaCACCACAAGGGACGCCGAGGCGACGAGCAAGGCCAGGAGGTGATGTACCGACAAGAGGACCCGTCCATTACGGAGAGCAAAGGTGTCGACCCTAGGGTCTACGAGCATGCATATTACCAGCCATATGGGTACAGcgctgctgatgctggagACTATACCCATGATGACGCCGGTACGGGGGGCAGTGATGATCAGCCCTTGGCGGCTGCTGGATATGATTATCAGTTGTACAATGGCGAGGCTGGTCCTAGCCAGTGGCAGGGGCCATACGCGCAGTGA